The following are from one region of the Apostichopus japonicus isolate 1M-3 chromosome 17, ASM3797524v1, whole genome shotgun sequence genome:
- the LOC139984380 gene encoding uncharacterized protein, with the protein MEVLQFLWLLLVLTEAFSSPTCRNECFYDSQHRIADCRETELDQIPIHDGCAAARVLDLSFNDITSLPNNSFLHYRHVENLDILANAITDVQPGSFSGLGKVVSIDLSQNNIAILPETIFYSVQDTIEQIHLDRNNLLEISEGTFSNLAKLSALFLGQNRLTDLSPNLFMDLSALLRLHLNSNQLTRIPNGLLEPLHHLKILDLSSNSILDIYSWLFPFSSETINLANNRLQSIPRPLSSEPLMGLQTLDIRNNEISDATNITYFMNVTDNLLLDGNPFRCDCSFNDVREWIQRDETLRTSCTWTCVNTVTMKIVLARTLKPEDTTCPETTTNATMSNPGDVTEESNTSKEDTSTEKTDNSSYSDNIVWIVIVTVITIVVVVLLIIIIKCKKEKVCKTAQESPIHDGEEHQMVQGPDTNNQSVNRVLNEPV; encoded by the exons ATGGAAGTT CTGCAATTTCTGTGGCTGTTGTTAGTATTGACTGAAGCATTCTCTAGTCCCACTTGCAGGAATGAGTGTTTCTACGATAGCCAACATAGAATTGCTGACTGTAGGGAAACAGAGCTGGATCAGATACCGATTCATGACGGTTGTGCAGCCGCTCGTGTTCTCGACTTATCATTCAACGATATAACCTCTCTACCGAACAATTCTTTTCTCCATTATCGTCACGTGGAGAATCTCGATATATTGGCCAACGCGATAACCGACGTTCAGCCTGGATCATTCTCAGGGTTAGGAAAGGTTGTCAGTATCGACTTGTCTCAGAATAATATCGCGATATTACCAGAGACGATATTTTACAGTGTTCAAGACACCATTGAACAAATTCACCTCGACAGGAACAATTTACTTGAAATCAGTGAAGGTACGTTTTCTAACTTGGCTAAACTTTCAGCTTTGTTTCTTGGACAGAATCGGTTGACGGATTTATCTCCAAATTTGTTCATGGACTTGTCTGCTCTTCTTCGCCTTCATCTAAATTCAAATCAACTAACACGCATTCCAAACGGATTATTAGAACCCCTGCATCATTTAAAGATTCTGGATTTAAGCAGTAACTCGATTCTAGACATCTACTCCTGGCTCTTTCCCTTTTCGTCTGAAACCATAAACTTGGCCAATAACCGGTTACAGTCCATTCCACGACCTTTGAGTAGTGAGCCGTTGATGGGACTTCAAACACTAGATATTAGGAATAATGAGATATCTGATGCCACAAATATTACTTATTTTATGAATGTAACTGATAATTTGCTACTTGACGGTAACCCATTCAGATGTGATTGCTCCTTTAACGATGTAAGGGAGTGGATACAGAGAGACGAGACATTGAGGACATCGTGTACATGGACATGTGTAAATACCGTCACCATGAAAATAGTTCTGGCTAGGACACTAAAACCCGAAGATACCACGTGTCCTGAAACAACGACGAATGCAACTATGAGTAATCCTGGTGACGTCACGGAAGAGTCCAATACTTCTAAAGAAGATACGTCTACGGAGAAGACAGACAACTCGTCATATTCAGATAATATTGTTTGGATTGTCATTGTTACTGTTATtactattgttgttgttgtgttattgataattattataaaatgtaagaaagaaaaagtttgcAAAACTGCTCAAGAATCACCCATACACGATGGTGAAGAACATCAGATGGTACAAGGACCCGACACTAATAACCAGAGTGTCAATAGAGTTCTTAATGAACCAGTATAA
- the LOC139984249 gene encoding uncharacterized protein: protein MKAKENILVAVFLIQLLASDGFASPSCKNECFYDSQYSIADCSESELDRLPSHHGCVAARVLDLSFNVITSLPNNSFLHYRHVENLDISSNVITDVQPGSFSGLGKVVSIDLSQNNIAILPETIFYSVQDTIEQIHLDRNNLLEISEGTFSNLTKLSALFLGQNMLTDLSPNLFMDLSALLRIHLNSNQLTRIPNGLLEPLHHLKILDLSSNSIVEVSPKLFDIALCSETITLANNRLQSIPRPLSSEPLMGLQTLDIRNNEISDATNITYFINVTDKLLLDGNPFSCDCSFDDVREWIQRDETSRDACTWTCIHPVTNETVLAKDLTPEDTMCPETTTSKTHTIKPADDVMKTTVKPSKGNHVIWKMQWEQIPPVSHNINVTHHTFISMLDGWAVPLVIVVVFVFLFFLTFFTVILAICLCQTNKRIEKLTEAIIQSRKTPTLLKKAVSRMQDYSSPRRSSDNKTEMSDVETPRTTGNNRTSGGMKAKKLVVNLTENNLSEKESKIDQSFQTKSPPTEGTNGCRKRTPNKESKNTGYPNSEAKSPSKIGANGIRKRTPNKESKNTGYPNSEAKSPSNIGANGLRKRTPQDKNNKEIENNSSSEKPRKKLVFGGGADRDIKNGNDDHSGEIDGLVHITENKLHDDENYTRENELNESFVKSPPSTQLNVSFTEKGKTTSVGIKLMGDSTDNSDQTSSKC from the coding sequence GAAAACATATTGGTGGCTGTGTTTCTGATTCAACTGTTGGCTTCTGATGGATTCGCCAGCCCTTCTTGCAAGAATGAGTGTTTCTACGACAGCCAGTATAGTATCGCTGACTGCAGTGAATCAGAACTGGACCGGTTACCGTCACATCACGGTTGTGTAGCAGCTCGTGTTCTTGACTTATCATTCAACGTGATAACCTCTCTGCCGAACAATTCTTTTCTCCATTATCGCCACGTGGAGAATCTCGATATATCGTCCAACGTGATAACCGACGTTCAGCCTGGATCATTCTCAGGGTTAGGAAAGGTTGTCAGTATCGACTTGTCTCAGAATAATATCGCGATATTACCAGAGACGATATTTTACAGTGTTCAAGACACCATTGAACAAATTCACCTCGACAGGAACAATTTACTTGAAATCAGTGAAGGTACGTTTTCTAACTTGACTAAACTTTCAGCTTTGTTTCTTGGACAGAATATGTTGACGGATTTATCTCCAAATTTGTTCATGGACTTGTCTGCTCTTCTTCGCATTCATCTCAATTCAAATCAACTAACACGCATACCAAACGGTTTATTAGAACCCCTGCATCATTTAAAGATTCTTGATTTGAGCAGTAACTCAATTGTAGAAGTTTCACCAAAGTTGTTTGATATTGCATTATGCTCTGAAACCATAACTTTGGCCAATAACCGGTTACAGTCCATTCCACGACCTTTGAGTAGTGAGCCGTTGATGGGACTTCAAACACTAGATATTAGGAATAATGAGATATCTGACGCCACTAATATTACTTATTTCATTAATGTAACTGATAAGTTATTACTTGATGGTAACCCATTCAGTTGTGATTGCTCCTTCGATGATGTGCGGGAGTGGATACAGAGGGACGAGACGTCACGTGATGCTTGCACTTGGACATGTATACACCCAGTTACTAACGAAACAGTCTTGGCTAAAGACCTAACTCCCGAAGATACCATGTGTCCTGAAACAACAACGTCGAAAACACATACGATTAAACCCGCCGATGACGTCATGAAGACTACGGTCAAACCTTCGAAGGGAAATCATGTAATTTGGAAAATGCAATGGGAACAGATTCCCCCGGTGTCACATAACATTAATGTCACCCATCATACCTTCATATCAATGTTGGATGGTTGGGCTGTTCCCCTTGTTATTGTGGTTGTCttcgtttttttgttttttttgacatttttcacagtTATTCTTGCCATCTGTCTCtgccaaacaaacaaaagaattgAAAAACTGACAGAAGCAATCATTCAATCCCGCAAGACCCCAACACTGTTAAAGAAAGCCGTCAGTCGAATGCAAGATTACAGCTCTCCGAGACGATCGAGTGATAATAAAACTGAGATGTCAGATGTCGAGACGCCACGTACAACTGGCAACAACAGAACATCAGGCGGCATGAAGGCTAAAAAATTGGTGGTAAACCTAACAGAAAACAACCTCAGtgagaaagaaagtaaaatcgatcaaagttttcaaaccaAGAGTCCACCCACAGAGGGTACAAATGGATGTAGAAAGAGGACCCCAAATAAGGAAAGCAAGAACACAGGATACCCAAATTCTGAAGCCAAGAGTCCATCTAAAATTGGTGCAAATGGGATTCGCAAGAGGACACCAAATAAGGAAAGCAAGAACACAGGATACCCAAATTCTGAAGCCAAGAGTCCATCTAACATTGGTGCAAATGGGCTTCGCAAGAGGACACCTCAAGATAAGAACAACAAAGAAATCGAAAACAACTCTTCTTCTGAAAAGCCCCGGAAGAAGCTCGTCTTCGGTGGTGGCGCTGATAGGGACATTAAGAACGGCAATGATGACCATTCAGGTGAAATTGATGGTTTGGTTCACATCACTGAAAATAAGCTGCATGATGATGAAAATTATACGCGGGAAAACGAGCTTAATGAAAGTTTTGTCAAAAGTCCACCATCCACACAACTTAATGTAAGCTTCACAGAAAAAGGTAAAACTACATCGGTTGGAATTAAGTTGATGGGTGACTCCACTGATAATTCAGACCAAACCAGTTCAAAATGCTGA